From a region of the Cucumis sativus cultivar 9930 chromosome 6, Cucumber_9930_V3, whole genome shotgun sequence genome:
- the LOC101202764 gene encoding gamma-secretase subunit APH1-like has product MTVSAGIGYTLIALGPSLSLFISVIAHKPFLILTLLSSTLLWLISLILLSALWRGFLPLNSTVSWPYAILILTSVIFQEVLRVLFWKVYRRLEDMLDAFADRVSKPRLYLADKMQIALAGGLGHGISHAVFFCLSLLTPSFGPATYFVDRCSQLPFFLVSAIIALAFVTIHTFSMVIAFNGYSEGKKVDQYFVPVIHLAAGMVTLVNFASGGCVISIPLLYIMAILTLIHCGKMVWRRLMENRS; this is encoded by the exons ATGACAGTATCAGCAGGGATCGGCTACACCTTGATAGCCTTGGGTCcttctctctcccttttcATCTCCGTCATTGCTCACAAGCCCTTTTTGATTCTCACTCTCCTCTCCAG CACCCTGTTATGGCTCATTAGTTTGATATTGCTGTCTGCGTTATGGAGGGGGTTTCTTCCACTGAATTCAACAGTATCGTGGCCTTATGCAATTCTTATTTTGACTTCGGTCATTTTTCAAGAAGTTCTACGGGTTCTTTTCTGGAAAGTCTACAG GAGGTTAGAAGATATGTTAGATGCTTTTGCGGACAGAGTTTCAAAGCCGCGCCTATATTTAGCAGATAAGATGCAGATTGCTCTAG CTGGGGGTTTAGGTCATGGCATATCTCATGCTGTGTTTTTCTGTCTTAGCCTTTTAACTCCCTCATTTGGTCCAGCGACGTACTTCGTTGATAGATGCTCCCAActacctttttttcttgtttcgg CTATCATTGCTCTTGCATTTGTTACAATCCATACTTTCTCTATGGTCATTGCATTCAATGGGTATTCAGAGGGGAAGAAAGTGGACCAATATTTTGTTCCGGTCATACATCTTGCCGCAGGAATGGTG ACGCTGGTAAACTTTGCATCCGGAGGTTGCGTAATTAGTATTCCTCTCCTATACATCATGGCAATTCTGACCTTGATTCACTGTGGGAAAATGGTTTGGAGAAGATTGATGGAAAACCGAAGTTGA
- the LOC116404773 gene encoding uncharacterized protein LOC116404773: MWNLNDDLRAGRNNRRIEVRRGEYHDYKMKIDLPMYDGKRNIEAFLDWIKSTENFFNYMDTPERKKVHLVALKLRAGASAWWDQLEINRQRCGKQPIRSWEKMKKLLKARFLPPNYEQTLYNQYQNCRQGVRSVADYIEEFHRLSARTNLSENEQHQVARFVGETVEEMIAIRSKNLNRRSAWETTSTKSKTNDQPSTSTKGKGKEVDNQEVAVERKKEQTFKPSGQNSYSRPSLGKCFRCGQTGHLSNNCPQRKTIAIAEEGGQTSEDSIEAEEETELIEADDGERVSCFIQRVLIMPKEEKNLQRHCLFKTRCTINGRVCDVIIDSGSSENFVAKKLVIVLNLKAEAHPTPYKIGWVRKGGEATVSEICTVPLSIGNAYKDQIVCDVIEMDVCHLLLGRPWQYDTQSLHKGRENTYEFQWMGRKVVLLPITKKINEGLRGEKQLFITVSGKKMLKEREQYILGLVVIEKTKEKQVEDIEPKLQQLLHEFPHIKEEPKGLPPLRDIQHHIDLIPGASLPNLAHYRMSPQEYKILHDHIEELLKKGHIKPSLSPCAVPALLTPKKDGSWRMCVDSRAINRITVKYRFPIPRISDLLDQLGKASIFSKIDLKSGYHQIRVRPGDEWKTAFKTNEGLFEWMVMPFGLSNAPSTFMRLMNQTLMTTTLLKDICLKENSYASRTPHYEKP, from the exons ATGTGGAACCTCAATGATGACTTACGAGCAGGAAGAAATAACCGAAGAATTGAAGTCAGAAGAGGAGAGTACCACGATTATAAGATGAAGATTGACCTTCCCATGTATGATGGCAAACGAAATATAGAAGCATTCTTGGACTGGATAAAGAGCACTGAGAATTTCTTCAACTACATGGATACACCTGAACGCAAGAAAGTCCACCTAGTAGCCTTAAAATTAAGGGCCGGTGCATCAGCTTGGTGGGATCAGTTAGAAATTAACAGACAAAGATGTGGGAAACAACCGATTCGCTCGtgggaaaagatgaaaaagttgCTGAAAGCAAGATTCCTACCCCCAAACTATGAACAAACATTGTACAATCAGTACCAAAACTGCCGCCAAGGTGTTCGATCAGTAGCTGATTACATTGAAGAATTCCACCGCTTGAGTGCAAGAACAAACCTAAGCGAAAATGAACAACATCAGGTTGCAAGATTTGTGGGAG AAACAGTGGAGGAGATGATTGCGATTCGATCCAAGAACCTAAATAGAAGATCAGCATGGGAAACAACTTcaacaaaaagcaaaacaaacgACCAACCTTCAACCtcaacaaaaggaaaagggaaggAAGTTGATAACCAAGAAGTAGccgttgaaagaaagaaagaacaaacGTTCAAACCTAGTGGTCAGAACAGCTACTCCCGCCCTTCATTAGGAAAATGCTTCCGATGTGGCCAAACTGGCCACCTCTCCAACAACTGCCCGCAAAGAAAAACCATTGCAATAGCCGAAGAAGGAGGACAGACGAGTGAAGACAGTAtagaagcagaagaagaaactgaacTGATTGAAGCAGATGATGGGGAAAGGGTCTCTTGTTTTATCCAACGGGTATTAATTATGCccaaggaagaaaagaacctGCAACGCCACTGTCTTTTCAAGACAAGATGCACCATAAACGGAAGAGTATGTGATGTAATCATAGACAGTGGCAGCAGTGAAAACTTCGTAGCAAAGAAATTAGTAATAGTCTTGAATCTAAAGGCCGAAGCACATCCAACCCCTTACAAGATAGGTTGGGTAAGAAAAGGAGGAGAAGCCACGGTCAGCGAAATCTGTACAGTCCCTCTCTCCATTGGAAACGCCTACAAAGACCAAATTGTTTGTGATGTCATTGAGATGGATGTATGCCATCTCCTACTAGGAAGACCTTGGCAGTATGATACTCAATCATTACACAAAGGGAGAGAAAATACATATGAATTTCAATGGATGGGAAGAAAGGTAGTTTTACTcccaataacaaaaaagatcAACGAAGGATTAAGAGGTGAGAAACAGCTATTCATCACTGTTAGTGGGAAAAAGATGCTTAAAGAAAGGGAACAATACATCCTAGGACTGgttgttattgaaaaaaccAAGGAAAAACAGGTCGAAGACATAGAACCCAAATTACAGCAGCTCCTTCATGAGTTCCCACATATAAAGGAAGAACCGAAGGGACTCCCACCCCTTCGAGATATACAGCACCACATAGACTTGATCCCGGGAGCATCACTACCAAATTTGGCTCACTATAGGATGAGCCCCCAGGAGTACAAAATACTTCATGATCATATTGAGGAATTACTAAAGAAAGGGCACATCAAACCGAGCCTCAGCCCTTGTGCAGTACCAGCACTTCTCACGCCAAAGAAAGATGGAAGCTGGAGAATGTGCGTTGACAGCAGAGCCATCAACCGCATCACGGTAAAGTATAGATTTCCCATTCCAAGGATTAGTGACCTGCTAGATCAACTCGGTAAAGCCAGTATCTTTTCGAAAATTGACTTGAAAAGTGGCTATCATCAAATACGGGTAAGACCTGGCGACGAATGGAAGACAGCCTTCAAGACAAACGAAGGATTATTTGAATGGATGGTCATGCCATTCGGCCTTTCTAATGCACCCAGCACCTTCATGAGATTGATGAACCAG ACGCTGATGACTACCACATTGTTGAAGGATATCTGTTTAAAGGAGAACAGTTATGCATCCCGCACACCTCACTACGAGAAGCcttaa